The genomic segment TCGATTGCTGCAGCAGGGCTTCCCCAAAAGTTATAAGATCAAGCTAAAATCAAGCGAAAAGCACTATTTGCCGCTGAAAGGGCTGGCCAAATCGGATACGCACCGTTTCTTTGCAAATGCACTCGCCTTTGAGGAGCTGCATCCTCAACTGGAGCAATATGCGCGCGAGGCAATGGAGGAGTTCGAATGGTACGGCGATGCGGAGGATGAGAAAAGCTGCATGCCGGGTAGCTATGCTGCTTTCGGCTTGGGCCTAGCCGATCCTCGGTATTTTTCGCTAGTCGAGCAGTATATGAAGCTGGTTGATGTAGAGCATCAATCCGTGCAAAATAAATTTGCCGCCGAGTTCGCGGCCCGCTACGGTGTTAATGCCGATTCGATCGCAACGCTCGTTGTTTGCATGCTACATAGCACGGAGGAGCTCAAGCTCAAAATCAAGCCAGCATTCGAAGAGGAAGCCAATTTGGAGCTGCTGCTGGAGCGAGTGGCGGGGCTGCATAATTATGAAGTGGAGCATCTCATTTATTTGATCTGGGGCGGGACCGACAAGCTGAAGGCAGCAGCTCGCAAAACGAAGGACACGCGCCAGCCGCTCATGGAGCAGCTGCTGCAAGCCTCCTATTAATGCAACGCGAGCAGCGCTTGCAGGAGCGGGAGCAAAAGTGCAAAAGAGCAAAAGAGCAATGAGTAATGAACAATGAGCTGAATGAAGCGTTTTTTATAAAAGGAGGCCTGCCCATGTACATCGTATCGCCTAATGGTTCACCTGTATCGGCAGCGAGGCTGCATCAGCTGGAACAGGAGCGGCAGTTGAAGCTGCCTGAAGCCTATGTGCGCTTTTTGGCTCTTAACGGGCCCGGCACTTATCGCGGCTGGTTTAATATTGAAGTGCCGGATTCTGGCGTGCTGGAGCCGTTTGCAGAGGAGGAGTTTTGGGAGCATGATGATGCCTGCCCGATTACGCAGCAGCAAATTGCCGAATGCGTGTCGATTGGCACGACCATTGATGGCGATTTTCTCGCGGTGCATTCCGGTGTAAAGGGCATCCTCTGGCTGCCGCGGCATTCGGAAATCATTGAGCTGTATGCTGAGGTTGCGAATGAGCATGCCGACTATACGGAGCTTCTGGATCGGATTTATAGCGAGAAACTGGCTCAGGCAGCGGCAGCTCCGGCTTATTTTGAGCCGTGGACTCAAACGCGCCAGCATCAATTTTTTCATTTTGCCCCGGATAAGGCCGGATATGAGTTGCCGGAATTGGCACGTGAGTGCAAGGAAAGCTTCAAGCCGGATTTTCTGATTGAAAATGCCTATACATGCACCTTGTTTTTACAGCGTTTGGGCGGATATATTCGGTTTAATTATGCTTACAGGCTGGAGGTTGCCGTTTTCTATGAGGAGGGGCAGGAGCCGCTCTTGCAACAAATAACCGCTTTTTTGGCAGCTCATAATTGCAAATTGTTAACTTAATGGAAAAGGTGGGCGTACAATGGAAACGTTAAATCGATCGGTCTGGAACGGACTGCCGAGCCAGGAGAAGGAAATCGTCCTGAAAATGCTGCTGGAAAAGCTTCCGGAAGGCTTTGAATATAAAGGATTGGAAACGTTTGAACGTTATGGCAGCCGTATGGAAACGGGAGTCTATGATTATAAGGGCTATAAGTTCGTTTATGTGCCAGGAGATAAGGCGACGCTGGGCTGGGATTGCTGGGAGCAGGGCCTGGATGCTGCAACAGCTGAAGATTTTCAAGCGACGCTGGATGAATTTGGCGTTGAGGATCGGGATGCCTTTATTCGTGATCAAATGTCGCCAGTCCGCGAGGCGGAAATGGGCGCTTTGCTCGTCGAATGCGAGACGCATTCGCTAGGCTGGTACGAGGTGGAGCTTGATGACGAGGATTTGGCGGAGGATGAGGATTTTCAGGAGGAATTGAAAAAATTCAAGCTGAGCACCTATTCCGAATATGAGCGTCACCAGAATTTTCGGTTCGTACGCGATGGAGAGGACATTATCGCTTATTTGTTCAACGATGAGCTGGACGCGGATATCGTCGCTGAGCAAATCGAGCAATCCGGCTTTAGCCTGCCTACGGAGGATGAGTGGGAATATCTTTACGGCGGCGGCTGCCGGACGTTGTATCCATGGGGCGACAGCTTTGACTATGGGATGAAGCTCAGGCATTTTGAGGAGCTCGCCGAAGGCGAGAGCAGGCCTTATGATTTGGAGCTGCCGAATGCTTTCGGCATTTGCTTCTCAGGTGATCCTTATCAATATGAAATGACGATGAAGGATGCGGAGTTTTTTCCAAAGGGCGGAGATGGCGGCAGCTTGGTATGCGGCGGAACAGGCCCGGTTGTCGGTTATTTGCCTGCGGCAGCGGTCTATTATCGCGATCCTAATGTGTTTGAGCTAGACTTCGAGGATATTGTCGGCAATTTGCGTTTTAGACGTATTATCCGTTTGTAATAGGGAGGGCGAGCAGCGTGGGATGGTTCGGATTCGGATTTGCGCGAAAAAAAGGATTAAAGCAGCAAAGGCTGGAGCAAGCCTCTCCGGCTGAAAAGGATGACCCGCAGCTTCGCAACACAGCGCTGCTGGAGCTGAGCAGACGGCTTGCCTTCGGGCAGTCGCAGATCGTGGAAGAAGTGACTGAGGCTATGCTGCATGAAGAGGACTATTTTGTGCGCTGGTTTGATCGGCTGGATGAGCGGGGAATTAGCTGCCCGATTCCTGAGCTTCCGTGGTTTGCGCTCGTTGATTCCTTGCAAGCGGAAGGACTTGCCGGAGAAATCGACTGGAAGGAGGACAGCGATGAGGTGGCTAGCGTCATTGAAGATTTGCTTGCAAGAAAGCAGCTGCTGCCTGAAGAGGAGTGGAATTGGGAAAATGAAGTGGAAGAAATGATCCCAACCTACGATTTTTTAGTGAAAATGTTCAAGCTGCTCCAAGCGCATTCCATCACGCTTGCCTGCATGGATATCAATAGTGACTGCTACGTGCTGATTACCGTCCGTTCCGAGGAGATTAGCAAGCTTCAAGCGCTCGCCGCGCGTGCAGGCTATCGAATTCATGAATTTGAATAGGGATAGCAATTGTTTGAGCATAGCCGTAAGCAGCTCCTGCCAGTTCGCTGGCGGGAGTTTTTTTCGTGAAAGGGGTTGACGATCAAAGAGATTCAATATAATATCTGATATATCAGATATCAAATATAAAGTTGCAGAGGTGAAGCGATTGGTAACCATGTCTACGCATACCGCTTTCAATTACATTGGGGGAGAGTGGGTATCTTCCTCGTCCGGCGAAGTAGAAGCGAGCTTGAATCCTTCAGCCAAAGGCGAAATTGTCGGCTGGGTGCAAAGCTCCGGCACCGATGATTTGAATGCAGCAGTGCTGGCCGCGAAAGAAGCCCAGCCCATATGGCGCAAGCTGGCCGCTCCGGCAAGAGGCGAATATTTGTTTAAGGCAGCAGCGGCGCTTGAGCGAAGGCTCGATGAAGTTGCTGAAACGATGGCACGCGAGATGGGAAAGACGCTGCCAGAGGCAAAGGGCGAGACGGCAAGAGGCGTGGCAATATTGCGGTATTACGCTGGCGAGGGCATGCGCAAGACAGGCGATGTCATTCCGTCAACGGATAGCGAAGCGCTTATGCTGACAACCCGTGTTCCGCTTGGCGTCGTCGGCGTCATTACGCCGTGGAACTTCCCAATAGCTATTCCACTTTGGAAGCTGGCTCCCGCCCTTATTTATGGCAATACGGTTGTGCTTAAGCCTGCTACGGAAACTGCTGTAACCGCTATCAAACTGATGGAGTGCTTGGCAGAAGCGGGTTTTCCAGCCGGGACGGTCAATCTCGTAACGGGCAAAGGCTCCGTCGTTGGTCAGGCGATGGCTGAGCATCCGTTCATCCAAGGAATTACGTTCACTGGCTCGAACCAGACGGGAAAACGGATTGGCATGGCGGCGCTCGCCCGGGGAGCGAAATATCAGCTGGAGATGGGCGGCAAAAATCCGCTAATCGTCGCTGCTGACGCTGATCTCGATCAGGCGGTAGAAGCGGCTGTAAACGGCGGTTTCCGCTCAACCGGTCAGAAATGCACGGCTACGAGCCGGGTTATTATCGCAAATGATATCTTCGAGCCGTTTGTGGCGAAGCTGCTGGCCCGAACGAAGGAGCTTAAAGTCGGCAGCGCGCTGGCGTCCGATACATGGATGGGGCCTTGCGCCAGCGAGCAGCAATTTAATAATGTCGCTTCTTATATTCGCCAAGGCGTAGAGGAAGGCGCGGTGCTGCTGCATGGCGGGGGGCGGCCTGAAGGGCTTGATCAGGAAGGCTATTACATGGAGCCAGCGATTTTTGATCAGGTCAATGCGGGTATGGCGATTGCGCGTGAGGAAATTTTTGGCCCGGTGCTGGCGCTTATGCGATTTGATACGATAGAGGAAGCGTTAGCGATTGCAAATGATACGGAATTTGGCTTAAGCGCTTCCATATTTACGCAAAATATCGCTCATATGCTATCCTTTATTCAGGACATGGATGCGGGCCTTATTCGAATTAATTCGGAGAGTGCGGGTGTGGAGCTGCAAGCGCCGTTTGGCGGCATGAAGCAGTCCAGCTCGCATTCGCGGGAACAAGGGCAGGCAGCGATAGAATTTTTCACCTCTATCAAAACCGTATTTATTAAATCCTGAGAAACAGGCGCGAGGCCTGCTGCAAAATTAGGGGGCGGTAATGATGAGCATACATGGTCAAGAGGAAGATATAGCTTTGCAGACGCGCTCGATTCGCGACGTCATATACGAGAAGCTGAAGGAAGCGATTTTGTCCGAGCAATATAAGGCGGGCCATCATTTGAAGGAACGGGAGCTGGCGAAGCAGTTCGGCATCAGCACAACGCCGCTGAAGGAAGCGCTGCGAAGGCTGGAGCAGGAGGGGCTTGTTACGACAAGCGCCAGACGGGGAACGTTCGTCTCCAGCGACATTATGAACTCGGTTGAGGAAATCAACTGGGCGCGATCGGCGCTGGAGGGTGTAGCTGCAAGGCTCGCGGCGCTCAAAATTACGGATGAGGAAGCCGGCGTGCTAACGGACACAACGGAGCAAATGCGCATTTATACCGAAGCGAAAGATACGGAGCAACTGATCGCGCTTAATGGGCATTTTCACAAATTGATCCGAACGTATGCGAAAAATAATTATATTTTTCAACAGATTGAAGCGATTCATTCCTTTGACCGTTCCTTCCGCAAAAAGGCGCTGTCGCATGAGGATGAGCTGGAGCGGGGCTTTCAGGAGCATTATGCCATCTATCAGGCGATTGTGGCGAAAGATGCCGATCTTGCCGAGAAGCTGATGATCGGGCATATTCGCCGGACGATTG from the Paenibacillus sp. BIHB 4019 genome contains:
- a CDS encoding GntR family transcriptional regulator — translated: MMSIHGQEEDIALQTRSIRDVIYEKLKEAILSEQYKAGHHLKERELAKQFGISTTPLKEALRRLEQEGLVTTSARRGTFVSSDIMNSVEEINWARSALEGVAARLAALKITDEEAGVLTDTTEQMRIYTEAKDTEQLIALNGHFHKLIRTYAKNNYIFQQIEAIHSFDRSFRKKALSHEDELERGFQEHYAIYQAIVAKDADLAEKLMIGHIRRTIEFVKESKAAAKAKS
- a CDS encoding DUF6630 family protein, which gives rise to MGWFGFGFARKKGLKQQRLEQASPAEKDDPQLRNTALLELSRRLAFGQSQIVEEVTEAMLHEEDYFVRWFDRLDERGISCPIPELPWFALVDSLQAEGLAGEIDWKEDSDEVASVIEDLLARKQLLPEEEWNWENEVEEMIPTYDFLVKMFKLLQAHSITLACMDINSDCYVLITVRSEEISKLQALAARAGYRIHEFE
- the gucD gene encoding alpha-ketoglutaric semialdehyde dehydrogenase GucD, with the protein product MSTHTAFNYIGGEWVSSSSGEVEASLNPSAKGEIVGWVQSSGTDDLNAAVLAAKEAQPIWRKLAAPARGEYLFKAAAALERRLDEVAETMAREMGKTLPEAKGETARGVAILRYYAGEGMRKTGDVIPSTDSEALMLTTRVPLGVVGVITPWNFPIAIPLWKLAPALIYGNTVVLKPATETAVTAIKLMECLAEAGFPAGTVNLVTGKGSVVGQAMAEHPFIQGITFTGSNQTGKRIGMAALARGAKYQLEMGGKNPLIVAADADLDQAVEAAVNGGFRSTGQKCTATSRVIIANDIFEPFVAKLLARTKELKVGSALASDTWMGPCASEQQFNNVASYIRQGVEEGAVLLHGGGRPEGLDQEGYYMEPAIFDQVNAGMAIAREEIFGPVLALMRFDTIEEALAIANDTEFGLSASIFTQNIAHMLSFIQDMDAGLIRINSESAGVELQAPFGGMKQSSSHSREQGQAAIEFFTSIKTVFIKS
- a CDS encoding SMI1/KNR4 family protein, with amino-acid sequence MYIVSPNGSPVSAARLHQLEQERQLKLPEAYVRFLALNGPGTYRGWFNIEVPDSGVLEPFAEEEFWEHDDACPITQQQIAECVSIGTTIDGDFLAVHSGVKGILWLPRHSEIIELYAEVANEHADYTELLDRIYSEKLAQAAAAPAYFEPWTQTRQHQFFHFAPDKAGYELPELARECKESFKPDFLIENAYTCTLFLQRLGGYIRFNYAYRLEVAVFYEEGQEPLLQQITAFLAAHNCKLLT